Proteins from a single region of Drosophila biarmipes strain raj3 chromosome 3R, RU_DBia_V1.1, whole genome shotgun sequence:
- the LOC108031896 gene encoding vacuolar protein sorting-associated protein 16 homolog — protein sequence MPIMYNTGEWFKVRPDYYRKVELATPDWPLDLDLEYMWVEVAPYGGPLAATRDPTKLVPVKGTARPMIRIFDTTGRETGHILWNHGKLVAMGWSDTEELICIQENATVFVYDMFGKEKESYSIGDEASVTKIVEAKVFQSSAGTGVAVMTTSGRIFLKQNSSKTERKLPDIPNSSINCSCWEIVTEGRNSYCLLGRDREVIKLFPGETVGTITANLFEKPHDRIIKISVSYNHQNLALYTNTGLLWLGSVDMRQKYCEFDTGRKDMPLQMEWIMNSDNSEADAVVISYPSYLLIVNRNADRSDFPYDPVMFLVAEMDGVRIITQSSHEMIQRLPKCVENIFAVNSQEPASYLFEAQKKFEEKSYKSDEYLSMCRDKIDLAVNECIEAASFEFCPETQKSLLRTAYFGKGFIRDHNPDEYMRILRILRVLNTLRHEKIAMPLTFKQFSHLNTEVILSRLVFRKHYAIAIQVAKHLNLSESWILEHWAYHKVMNDPNDIEVARKITEKFKNPSVEGISFCNIAAKAHQAGRDDLAIKLLELEPRASLHVPLLLKMRKFDRAVGSATQSGDTELITQVLLEMKMHMMLSNLHMTIRDHPLALNMYKKIMRESNRAGLYGIYNTEDDQKAIAEYHFENAIETEGLESNLSMIGNAYALGRCTLEADLCAETSRLLKLQKTLSTKYNASLNGLSIHDTIEELLRIEQLKEAERIRSDFKVPDRRFWWLRILVLSRQHKWDELEKLAKSKKSPIGYDPFVQVCLEQDNVSEARKYILKCRDNRRGMWYLRAKLYNEAIDFAFEQRDVHSLSELQKNSEIVNSGMLLNKVCNCIATLEGK from the exons ATGCCTATTATGTACAATACGGGTGAATGGTTCAAGGTGCGACCTGATTACTACAG AAAAGTGGAACTGGCTACGCCCGATTGGCCACTGGACCTGGACTTGGAGTACATGTGGGTGGAGGTGGCTCCCTATGGAGGACCACTGGCGGCCACACGCGATCCCACCAAGCTGGTGCCAGTTAAGGGCACTGCTAGACCAATGATCCGCATCTTCGACACCACCGGCCGGGAAACGGGTCACATATTG TGGAACCATGGCAAACTAGTTGCCATGGGCTGGTCGGACACGGAGGAGCTCATCTGCATTCAGGAGAATGCCACTGTCTTTGTGTACGACATGTTTGGCAAGGAAAAGGAGTCTTACAGCATCGGCGATGAGGCGAGTGTCACCAAGATCGTGGAGGCCAAGGTGTTCCAGTCCTCCGCTGGAACCGGAGTGGCTGTAATGACCACATCAGGCCGCATCTTTCTCAAGCAGAACAGTAGCAAGACTGAACGAAAACTTCCAGATATTCCCA ATTCCAGCATCAACTGTTCCTGTTGGGAGATTGTAACCGAGGGACGCAATAGTTACTGTCTTCTGGGAAGGGATAGAGAAGTCATCAAGCTCTTTCCCGGCGAAACTGTTGGCACTATTACCGCCAATCTCTTTGAGAAGCCGCACGATCGAATCATAAAGATATCCGTGTCGTACAACCACCAGAACTTGGCTCTGTATACCAACACCGGTCTTCTTTGGCTGGGCAGCGTGGACATGCGGCAAAAGTACTGCGAATTCGATACGGGACGAAAAGATATGCCTCTGCAAATGGAGTGGATCATGAATTCGGACAACAGCGAAGCGGATGCGGTGGTCATTTCCTATCCATCTTACCTCTTAATAGTAAATCGCAACGCAGATCGCAGCGATTTCCCCTACGATCCTGTCATGTTTCTAGTGGCCGAAATGGATGGCGTGCGCATTATTACTCAAAGTTCGCACGAGATGATCCAGCGACTTCCCAAGTGCGTGGAAAATATCTTTGCGGTCAACAGTCAGGAGCCGGCCAGCTATCTTTTCGAGGCGCAGAAAAAGTTCGAGGAGAAATCTTACAAGTCGGATGAGTATCTCAGCATGTGTCGGGATAAGATCGACTTGGCAGTGAACGAATGCATCGAGGCGGCTTCCTTTGAATTTTGCCCAGAGACTCAAAAGAGTTTGCTCAGG ACGGCCTATTTTGGCAAAGGCTTTATACGAGACCACAACCCCGATGAATATATGCGTATTTTGCGAATATTGAGGGTTCTCAACACTTTGCGACATGAGAAGATTGCCATGCCGCTCACTTTTAAACA GTTTTCACATCTAAATACGGAAGTAATTCTCAGTCGTTTGGTGTTTCGAAAGCACTATGCCATCGCCATACAAGTGGCGAAGCACTTGAACCTGTCCGAATCCTGGATTTTGGAGCATTGGGCTTACCACAAAGTTATGAATGATCCCA ATGACATCGAAGTGGCGCGAAAGATTACagaaaagtttaagaatcccTCGGTGGAAGGCATTTCCTTTTGCAATATTGCGGCAAAGGCCCATCAGGCTGGTCGAGATGATCTGGCCATTAAGCTGCTGGAGCTGGAACCTCGCGCTTCCCTTCACGTTCCACTTCTACTCAAAATGCGCAAGTTTGATCGGGCAGTAGGCAGCGCAACGCAATCAGGGGATACTGAGTTGATCACTCAAGTGCTCCTGGAGATGAAAATGCACATGATGCTATCTAATTTACAT ATGACCATCAGGGACCATCCGCTGGCGCTAAATATGTACAAGAAGATAATGCGGGAATCCAACAGAGCCGGTCTCTATGGCATATACAACACCGAGGACGATCAAAAGGCAATCGCAGAGTATCACTTTGAAAATGCCATTGAAACAGAAGGTCTGGAGTCGAATCTGTCGATGATTGGCAATGCTTATGCTCTGGGACGTTGTACCTTGGAGGCTGATCTGTGTGCCGAGACCAGCCGACTGCTTAAGCTTCAGAAAACGCTGAGCACTAAATACAACGCCAGTTTAAATGGATTGTCAATACATGACACCATCGAGGAATTGCTGCGGATCGAACAACTAAAAGAGGCGGAGCGGATCAGGAGTGATTTCAAAGTGCCGGACCGGCGCTTCTGGTGGCTGCGAATTCTAGTACTTTCTAGGCAACACAAGTGGGACGAGTTGGAGAAGCTGGCCAAAAGTAAAAAGAGTCCCATTGGGTACGATCCTTTTGTGCAGGTGTGCTTAGAACAGGACAACGTAAGCGAGGCGCGAAAGTACATACTGAAATGTCGGGACAATCGCAGGGGCATGTGGTATTTGCGGGCCAA ACTTTATAACGAAGCCATCGATTTCGCCTTCGAGCAAAGGGATGTTCACAGTCTTTCTGAACTTCAAAAGAATTCTGAAATCGTGAACAGTGGCATGCTACTCAACAAAGTTTGCAACTGCATTGCCACGCTGGAAGGAAAGTAG